GCAGTTATTAGAAAAATGGAAAAGATGAGGATTTCATCTTTTCCTGAAAAAATCAGGATGAGATTTCCACAACTTTTATTTTAAAGTTAAGAGGTTTGCCGGCAAGAGGATGGTTCATATCGAGAATAATTTCCGAATCTGAAACTCCTGTTACCTTCGCAGGTAATTCCATGCCCTCAGGTGTTTTAACGACAAGTATGACTCCAGGAGTAACCTCACCATCAATCTGAATCTGGGCTCTGGGCACATGCTGAACAAGCTCAGGGTTAACATCGCCGTATGCATCTACGGCTTCAATCCTGAACTCTTTTTCTTCATCCACTTCCATGCCGATTACCGCTTCTTCAAAACCCTTGATAACCTGTCCTGCACCAACGGTAAATTCAAGTGGTTGTTCATGATTTTCTGAACTGTCAAAAACAGTTCCGTCATCCAGAGTCCCTGTATAATCAATTTTTACTGTATTTCCATCATTTACTGCCAATTTATCAACTCAGTGTTGTATTCAAATGAGAGTACCCATTCTTGGGTTGAAGTGCGCAGAGAGTTTATTTAGTTGTTGTGGTGATAGGAGAAAAACTACCAGAATAAGATGGTTAGTTCCCCTATTCCAAAAAAAGCATGTTAG
The window above is part of the Methanohalophilus levihalophilus genome. Proteins encoded here:
- a CDS encoding FKBP-type peptidyl-prolyl cis-trans isomerase — its product is MAVNDGNTVKIDYTGTLDDGTVFDSSENHEQPLEFTVGAGQVIKGFEEAVIGMEVDEEKEFRIEAVDAYGDVNPELVQHVPRAQIQIDGEVTPGVILVVKTPEGMELPAKVTGVSDSEIILDMNHPLAGKPLNFKIKVVEISS